One part of the Vitis riparia cultivar Riparia Gloire de Montpellier isolate 1030 chromosome 6, EGFV_Vit.rip_1.0, whole genome shotgun sequence genome encodes these proteins:
- the LOC117916400 gene encoding protein TIC 100, whose amino-acid sequence MADDDSITPADTQEGENEPNPENPPPPPPSDDDDYTDSDYESGDSDLEEVFYTRPGEEPDPRAYDNKPETNIMRFTRILESRRMKKMQEEEEKEYVFYEDLFDFPEDPEKWREEDLKELWADAPLEMTKPGWDPVWADEEEWEIVKEETKAGRDPPIAPFYVPYRKPYPAIPDNHYDISSPKSVIEELDRIEEFLNWVSYIFPDGSSYEGTVWDDLAHGKGVYVAEQGLVRYEGEWLQNNMEGHGVVEVEVPDMEPVPGSKLEMKMRAEGKIISRDFMTPEDKEWLEMDIEDSINTANGNYEIPFYENDEWIKQFGRKPEKGRYRYAGQWKHGRMHGCGVYEVNERTIYGRFYFGELLEDFYGCDENTSALHAGIAEVAAAKARMFINKPDGMVREERGPYSDPQHPYFYEEEDVWMAPGFINQFYEVPDYWKTYASEVDQEREMWLNSFYKAPLRIPMPAELEHWWSKDETPEFVLVNKEPEPDPEDPSKLICTEDPLILHTPTGRLINYVEDETHGLRLFWQPPLKDGEDVDPEKAPFLPLGFDEFYGREVSTQDENIWKRLITAVENACNPVLEKLEKWSEEKKKESEMKRKLMEAELEFIEAELCLEEAIEDMDDELKKKEKEEEKKMERGFQEEEDTFTLSNQDENVSAEKVDEEREGEGEGEGDGEEEDGEEEDEEDAPSSFGTVIQEQDKTKNDQKGNKPGKSPFSTSSLSFASCSLISMVPSRLQQSFVSWKERTSSRKLVITPSIEGTNDRSETFDSVSFPLVLGQNGRLRATTQAGQQFQVRCHSSHGKSQSRIISSCSAASVNSKRKPKPEKTSQGHIWQHAAPEGDLDNILSLHIPIHYLEPNTNKILR is encoded by the exons ATGGCGGATGATGACTCAATCACACCCGCAGACACACAAGAAGGCGAGAATGAGCCAAATCCAGAAAACCCACCACCCCCACCTCCTTCGGATGATGACGATTACACCGACTCCGACTACGAGTCCGGCGACTCCGACCTCGAAGAAGTCTTCTACACTCGCCCTGGTGAGGAACCCGACCCACGCGCATACGACAACAAGCCTGAGACCAACATCATGCGCTTTACCCGAATCCTCGAGAGCAGGCGGATGAAGAAGATGcaagaggaggaggagaaagAGTACGTGTTCTATGAAGACCTCTTTGATTTTCCAGAGGACCCGGAGAAATGGAGAGAAGAGGATTTGAAGGAGCTTTGGGCGGATGCTCCATTGGAGATGACCAAACCCGGTTGGGACCCGGTTTGGGCCGATGAGGAGGAATGGGAGATTGTGAAGGAGGAGACTAAGGCTGGGCGAGACCCGCCCATTGCCCCTTTTTATGTGCCGTATCGGAAGCCGTACCCGGCTATTCCAGATAATCATTATGATATTTCTAGCCCCAAATCGGTGATTGAGGAGTTGGATAGGATTGAGGAGTTTCTCAACTGGGTCAGCTACATTTTCCCCGATGGAAGCTC gtatGAAGGCACAGTTTGGGATGACTTGGCTCATGGGAAGGGTGTTTATGTTGCTGAACAGGGGCTGGTCAG GTATGAAGGTGAATGGCTTCAGAACAACATGGAGGGTCATGGGGTTGTTGAAGTTGAGGTACCCGATATGGAACCTGTGCCAGGTTCCAA ACTTGAAATGAAGATGCGGGCTGAAGGGAAGATAATATCAAGAGATTTCATGACCCCAGAGGATAAAGAATGGCTAGAGATGGATATTGAGGATAGCATTAATACAGCTAATGGGAATTATGAAATCCCTTTCTATGAGAATGATGAATGGATCAAACAGTTTGGGAGGAAACC GGAGAAAGGTCGGTACCGCTACGCTGGTCAGTGGAAGCATGGCAGAATGCATGGCTGTGGTGTGTATGAAGTCAACGAACGTACCATATAT GGTAGGTTTTACTTTGGAGAGCTCTTGGAGGATTTTTATGGCTGTGATGAAAATACTTCAGCG CTGCATGCGGGAATAGCAGAAGTAGCTGCTGCTAAGGCTCGAATGTTTATCAACAAGCCTGATGGAA TGGTCAGGGAAGAGAGGGGTCCATATAGTGATCCTCAACATCCCTATTTCTATGAGGAAGAAGATGTGTGGATGGCACCAGGGTTCATCAACCAGTTTTATGAA GTCCCTGATTATTGGAAAACATATGCATCTGAGGTGGATCAGGAACGAGAAATGTGGTTAAACTCCTTCTATAAAGCCCCACTGAGGATACCTATGCCTGCTGAGCTTGAACACTGGTGGTCAAAAG ATGAGACTCCAGAGTTTGTTCTTGTTAACAAGGAACCAGAGCCTGACCCTGAAGATCCATCAAAGCTAATATGTACTGAAGACCCCCTCATCCTACACACACCAACTGGACGTCTAATCAATTATGTTGAAGATGAAACGCATGGGCTCCGGTTATTTTGGCAACCGCCTTTGAAAGATGGGGAAGATGTGGACCCAGAGAAGGCCCCGTTTCTACCCCTTGGTTTTGATGAGTTCTATGGACGTGAAGTGAGCACACAGGATGAAAACATATGGAAGCGTCTTATAACAGCAGTGGAAAATGCATGTAACCCTGTGTTGGAAAAACTAGAGAAATGGagtgaagagaagaagaaagagagtgaAATGAAAAGGAAGCTAATGGAAGCAGAGCTTGAATTCATAGAGGCTGAATTGTGCCTGGAAGAGGCCATTGAAGACATGGATGACGagttgaagaagaaggagaaagaggaagagaagaaaatggaaagggGTTTCCAGGAGGAAGAGGATACTTTTACACTGAGCAACCAAGATGAGAATGTTTCAGCTGAGAAGGTAGatgaagagagagagggagagggagagggagagggagatgGAGAGGAAGAGGATGGGGAAGAGGAAGATGAGGAGGATGCACCATCAAGTTTTGGTACTGTTATTCAAGAACAAGACAAAACAAAGAATGATCAGAAGGGAAACAAACCTGGGAAATCTCCATTTTCTACATCCTCATTGTCATTTGCTTCCTGTAGCCTGATCTCAATG GTTCCATCTAGACTACAACAGTCATTTGTATCGTGGAAGGAAAGAACATCGTCAAGGAAATTAGTTATCACCCCATCAATTGAGGGCACAAATGATCGCTCGGAAACATTTGATTCAGTGAGTTTCCCTTTAGTGCTTGGCCAAAATGGAAGGTTGAGGGCCACAACACAAGCAGGACAGCAGTTTCAGGTGAGATGCCACTCAAGCCATGGGAAATCTCAATCTCGGATTATATCATCATGTTCTGCAGCCTCTGTCAACTCCAAAAGAAAGCCAAAACCTGAGAAGACGTCACAGGGCCATATATGGCAGCATGCAGCACCAGAAGGAGATTTAGATAATATCTTGTCCTTGCATATACCCATACATTACTTGGAACCAAATACTAATAAAATCTTGAGGTGA